In one window of Candidatus Eisenbacteria bacterium DNA:
- a CDS encoding DUF1064 domain-containing protein: MNNERIKNKYGNIRTEIDGKVFSSKREAEVYRELQSCRRARRNDQRVVEIQVHPKYPFIINENNIGIYTADFWVKYADGHEEVIDVKSPVTAKLKDFRRTMKLMRAFYGIEVQVRQ; the protein is encoded by the coding sequence ATGAATAACGAGCGCATAAAGAATAAATACGGAAACATACGTACGGAAATAGACGGCAAGGTTTTCTCGAGTAAACGGGAAGCGGAAGTCTACCGTGAACTTCAGTCCTGCCGGCGAGCGAGAAGGAACGATCAACGAGTCGTAGAAATACAGGTTCACCCCAAATATCCGTTCATCATCAACGAGAACAACATCGGGATTTACACGGCGGATTTTTGGGTGAAGTACGCGGATGGGCACGAGGAAGTTATCGATGTGAAGAGTCCGGTTACCGCAAAGCTCAAGGATTTCCGGCGCACCATGAAGCTCATGCGCGCGTTCTACGGAATTGAGGTGCAGGTACGACAGTAA